One window of Athalia rosae chromosome 2, iyAthRosa1.1, whole genome shotgun sequence genomic DNA carries:
- the LOC105683031 gene encoding 60S ribosomal protein L6: protein MVDTKAKAPAKPVATDAKKEGVKQRGKPRNRDLGNGVYRFSRTRMYHKKAIYKFVGKTTEKTVKPKKPIAIEKKIGGEKNGGTRLVLLKKRRKSYPTSDPVTVHHAKKTFRDHVRKFRPTLVPGTILILLAGAHKGKRVVLLKRLKSGLLLVTGPFLINACPLRRVSQNYVIATSTRINLSGVKFPKEVVKDEYYKRTHHKRAKKAEGDIFSTKKVDYKPSEQRKIDQKVVDKLVIGAIKKHQDKKLLFTYLSAMFGLRSSQYPHRMKF from the exons ATGGTGGATACTAAAGCGAAGGCTCCGGCCAAACCTGTGGCTACTGATGCCAAAAAAGAGGGTGTCAAGCAGCGTGGTAAACCTAGAAATCGCGACCTAGGAAATGGCGTCTACAGATTCAGCCGAACCCGAATGTATCACAAGAAGGCTATCTACAAGTTTGTGGGCAAGACAACTGAAAAAACT GTGAAGCCCAAGAAGCCCATTGCTATTGAGAAAAAGATTGGTGGTGAGAAGAACGGAGGCACTAGGTTGGTTCTATTgaagaaaaggaggaagagcTACCCTACTTCTGATCCAGTGACTGTTCACCACGCAAAGAAAACTTTCCGTGATCACGTTCGCAAATTCAGACCCACTCTTGTGCCTGGCACTATCCTGATTTTGTTGGCTGGAGCTCACAAGGGAAAGCGAGTTGTTCTGCTGAAGCGTCTTAAAAGTGGTCTCTTGTTGGTAACTG GTCCATTCCTCATCAATGCGTGTCCTTTACGTCGAGTTAGCCAGAACTATGTGATTGCTACATCAACGAGGATCAATCTGTCTGGTGTAAAGTTTCCAAAAGAAGTAGTCAAGGACGAATACTACAAGAGGACCCACCACAAACGTGCAAAGAAAGCAGAAGGGGATATTTTCAGCACAAAGAAAGTAGACTACAAACCCTCTGAacagaggaaaattgatcaaaaagTTGTAGACAAGCTGGTTATCGGAGCCATCAAGAAACACCAAGACAAGAAATTATTGTTCACTTACTTGTCGGCAATGTTTGGCCTTCGAAGTAGCCAATATCCCCACAGAATGAAATTCTAA